A single window of Fervidicoccus fontis Kam940 DNA harbors:
- a CDS encoding DNA polymerase domain-containing protein — protein MKLSRWWNIKANFFPNQIELVQINEYGEERVKEVYTKYPMYLIAKKLSTDEVIDNIKRDPKVSDIKVESWSLPPWYDKKADIIRVELEYYLALNPLLKRWELEGYLERVNVQPSSKTISLIENGVVLFEWDSEVSDPWSPRLSFPELKIASITYDEKRVKLNFYALSCSRNRATNFIEMELHDERDLVGYLNECNIIILPKNLSEMIIDNAKNMRNKILIIDVRNPIDSIPGWMIIGRISFTNLNEVASSSIGKLLTEIEAIEAYRRKMVVPNIRIYNEGWRNVDELLTYDSGGLIGIPEAGVYENVLQIDFSSLYPSIISKFNISPETIDRPNCRNRLHLNDAPHEVCVDFDGLVSSTLKKLIDLRSKIKEINGPFSKTMEKAVKWIMVASFGYLGYRNARFGNVGAYELVIFISKKVMNKAIEISLKNGFNVLHYIVDSLFLQKFSKELINDMDANRLLGEIEKGTGLKIKEEQRYKWIIFPKALNPIKSAAPNRYYGLTYDGELIVKGVKCEGIEGLKVNDSVLEEKMKKLLLKNSHPRKLCGEILFLLSKFSDKKP, from the coding sequence ATGAAATTGAGCAGATGGTGGAACATAAAAGCTAATTTTTTCCCAAATCAAATTGAGTTGGTACAGATAAATGAATATGGAGAAGAAAGGGTTAAAGAAGTCTACACTAAATATCCAATGTATCTTATCGCTAAAAAGCTAAGCACAGATGAAGTTATAGACAATATCAAAAGAGATCCGAAAGTCTCTGACATTAAGGTAGAAAGCTGGTCATTACCGCCATGGTATGATAAAAAAGCGGATATAATTAGAGTAGAGCTGGAGTACTATTTAGCTCTAAATCCTCTTCTGAAGCGCTGGGAGCTTGAAGGATATTTAGAAAGAGTCAATGTTCAGCCTTCTTCTAAAACCATCTCATTAATAGAAAATGGCGTCGTTCTTTTTGAATGGGATAGTGAAGTCAGCGATCCTTGGTCTCCGCGTCTCTCATTTCCAGAGCTAAAAATTGCAAGCATAACATACGATGAAAAAAGGGTTAAACTGAATTTTTATGCACTAAGCTGTAGTAGAAATAGAGCAACAAACTTTATTGAGATGGAGCTCCATGATGAGCGCGATCTTGTAGGATACCTAAATGAGTGCAACATAATCATTCTTCCAAAAAACCTAAGTGAAATGATCATCGACAATGCTAAGAATATGCGCAACAAGATTTTAATAATTGACGTCAGAAATCCTATTGACAGCATACCTGGATGGATGATTATAGGAAGGATTTCCTTTACTAACCTTAATGAAGTAGCTTCAAGTAGTATAGGGAAACTTTTAACAGAAATAGAAGCCATAGAGGCGTACAGAAGAAAAATGGTGGTTCCTAATATAAGGATATACAATGAGGGTTGGAGAAATGTCGATGAGTTACTGACGTATGACTCAGGTGGACTAATAGGCATTCCGGAAGCTGGAGTATATGAAAATGTCTTACAGATCGATTTTTCAAGTCTCTATCCATCAATAATCTCTAAATTTAACATCTCTCCCGAAACTATTGATAGACCGAATTGTAGAAACAGACTTCACTTAAATGATGCACCGCACGAAGTATGTGTAGACTTCGATGGTTTAGTTTCATCCACACTGAAAAAACTAATTGATCTTAGAAGTAAAATAAAAGAAATAAACGGACCATTTAGCAAGACGATGGAAAAAGCGGTAAAATGGATAATGGTAGCTAGCTTTGGATACCTCGGTTACAGAAATGCAAGATTTGGAAATGTTGGTGCTTATGAACTGGTCATATTTATCTCTAAAAAAGTTATGAACAAAGCAATAGAAATCTCTCTGAAAAACGGTTTTAATGTTCTTCATTATATAGTAGACAGTCTATTTCTTCAAAAATTCTCTAAAGAATTGATAAACGATATGGATGCAAATAGATTACTTGGCGAAATAGAAAAAGGTACAGGACTGAAAATAAAAGAAGAGCAAAGATACAAATGGATAATTTTTCCTAAAGCACTGAACCCAATTAAAAGTGCTGCTCCTAACAGGTATTATGGATTAACATACGACGGAGAATTGATCGTTAAAGGAGTTAAGTGTGAAGGAATCGAAGGTTTAAAAGTCAACGATTCTGTTCTAGAAGAAAAAATGAAAAAGTTACTTCTGAAAAATTCTCATCCAAGGAAATTATGCGGGGAAATTTTATTCCTATTATCAAAATTTTCCGATAAAAAACCTTAA
- a CDS encoding (2Fe-2S)-binding protein, protein MSNEKSFSLFEKETIPVASSPKFKRPRAPFYMESWCPWIRVHAQPVFYLYDPRISQSPSPKIGSSLSTKIRKKLGQAGFYHSFLVRSIWSQAWKKIVSYSENPELPNIDSEYENTEIEEVKKDFLILGDEGDAITFANFLYDEAKGSILMISSKSRKELENESKETLNDSVEFYTGLYLGKFDDGFVFLNKEKKKILKIDAKSFVIYPGFRDSFPIFENNDLPGIIGSSLAIKLLVNKGLLKEIKKVTVLIGNDERGYEVANEISKYKDTTIVDVKNNVKEIKAFGYPKIEGIIVDLPSGIEKINTDLLVSAVSFIPNIEPALQLGGNIVYSSNLNTITVHTKNGEIVGNNNMYFLGQASGTPKNLVKEEAEIAAKLASGKSLSTTESSKLAEIQKEKNLIDPNEVIVKERPVFILTSNTKGMKFVCPCQDVTLEDLIKAFDMGFSNLEEIKRFTALGTGTCQGRICRIAALHALSYFRNVPIGSIGNFRQRAPLVPVEIEYLR, encoded by the coding sequence ATGAGCAATGAAAAATCATTTTCTTTATTTGAAAAAGAAACAATTCCAGTTGCCTCCAGCCCGAAATTCAAAAGACCAAGAGCTCCCTTTTATATGGAAAGCTGGTGCCCATGGATAAGAGTTCATGCTCAGCCGGTATTTTACTTGTACGATCCAAGAATCTCTCAATCTCCCTCGCCGAAAATAGGTAGCAGTTTGTCCACGAAAATTAGGAAAAAATTAGGTCAGGCAGGATTCTATCACAGCTTTTTAGTTAGAAGTATATGGAGTCAAGCTTGGAAAAAAATTGTGTCATATAGTGAAAATCCCGAATTACCAAATATAGATTCTGAATATGAAAATACGGAGATCGAAGAAGTAAAAAAGGATTTTCTTATTCTGGGAGATGAGGGAGATGCGATAACTTTTGCAAACTTTTTGTATGATGAAGCTAAAGGTAGCATTCTCATGATTTCTTCTAAAAGTAGAAAAGAGCTAGAAAATGAGTCTAAAGAGACATTAAACGATTCAGTTGAATTTTACACTGGGCTCTATTTAGGTAAGTTCGATGACGGGTTTGTATTTTTAAACAAAGAGAAGAAAAAGATACTCAAAATAGATGCAAAGAGCTTTGTAATTTATCCCGGATTTAGGGATTCATTCCCGATTTTTGAGAACAATGACCTTCCAGGAATAATAGGCTCTTCATTAGCAATAAAGCTTTTAGTGAATAAAGGTCTATTGAAAGAGATAAAGAAGGTAACGGTTTTAATTGGCAATGATGAAAGAGGATATGAAGTTGCTAATGAAATATCAAAATATAAAGATACTACTATCGTTGATGTAAAAAATAACGTTAAAGAAATAAAAGCTTTTGGTTATCCAAAAATAGAAGGAATAATTGTTGATTTGCCATCTGGAATAGAAAAAATTAATACAGATCTTCTCGTTTCAGCTGTTTCATTTATACCCAATATAGAACCAGCCTTGCAGTTAGGCGGGAATATCGTTTATTCTTCGAATCTAAATACAATTACTGTGCATACAAAAAACGGAGAAATTGTAGGTAATAATAATATGTATTTTCTTGGACAGGCGTCCGGAACTCCAAAAAATTTGGTAAAGGAAGAGGCTGAAATTGCCGCAAAGTTAGCTTCGGGAAAGAGTTTATCGACCACAGAGTCGTCTAAATTGGCTGAAATTCAAAAAGAGAAGAATCTTATTGATCCAAATGAAGTTATTGTAAAGGAAAGACCAGTGTTCATCTTAACTAGCAATACAAAAGGAATGAAATTTGTATGTCCATGCCAAGATGTTACTCTAGAAGATTTAATAAAAGCTTTCGATATGGGATTTTCAAACCTAGAAGAAATTAAAAGGTTTACAGCGCTGGGAACAGGAACCTGCCAAGGAAGAATATGCAGAATTGCTGCATTGCATGCTCTCTCATACTTCAGGAATGTACCTATAGGATCCATTGGCAACTTTAGACAAAGGGCTCCTTTGGTCCCTGTTGAAATAGAATATTTGAGGTGA
- a CDS encoding NAD(P)/FAD-dependent oxidoreductase — protein MNCKNSIIGGGVVGLSVAMNLAIANGKGNDICLFESKYLGYGSSLRNAGRFRVHFGDENNLEFAVESSKYLNSLSKITGMNVLFAKTGYLWIASDEASYNILKNANSTFKKWGVPLTEIPSEELYKKYKFLRKRNEIISGFLGKEDGTIHPDSVIFGMARKCKSLKVNIFEHSNVEDISIRSGKVESIKVNGSKVETERVIIANGAWMTFFSEKLGLNLPIEPVRKEISVTEPFAYRIEPFIVDSSLHTYVSQTLKGEIIGSTSTGAEPKGLVELGNSFLWLKKYAERLSRILAGAERIRIIRAWSGYYEMTPDRSHVVGRSNDWPEELYVIGGFSGHGFMLGPLAGKLMAEYIFTGTMPRLLRPYSPERFKTGKLINETFVIG, from the coding sequence TTGAATTGCAAAAATTCAATAATAGGCGGGGGAGTTGTAGGACTTTCGGTCGCTATGAATCTAGCAATAGCTAATGGAAAAGGAAATGATATATGCCTGTTCGAATCGAAGTATCTCGGTTATGGATCTTCGCTTAGAAACGCGGGAAGGTTCAGAGTTCATTTCGGCGATGAAAACAATTTAGAATTTGCCGTAGAATCTTCGAAATATTTAAACTCGCTATCGAAAATTACAGGCATGAATGTCCTATTTGCAAAAACAGGCTATTTGTGGATAGCTTCTGATGAAGCTTCTTATAATATATTGAAAAATGCTAACTCTACCTTCAAGAAGTGGGGAGTTCCTTTAACAGAAATCCCTTCTGAAGAATTGTATAAAAAGTATAAATTCTTGAGGAAAAGAAATGAGATAATTTCAGGTTTTCTCGGAAAAGAGGACGGAACAATACACCCAGATTCTGTAATTTTCGGCATGGCTAGAAAGTGCAAATCTTTGAAAGTGAACATATTTGAGCATAGCAATGTAGAAGATATAAGCATAAGATCCGGAAAGGTTGAATCAATTAAGGTTAATGGATCCAAGGTTGAAACAGAACGAGTAATTATAGCGAATGGTGCTTGGATGACTTTTTTCTCAGAAAAATTAGGACTGAATTTGCCTATAGAGCCTGTGAGAAAAGAAATATCAGTTACTGAGCCTTTCGCGTATAGGATAGAACCCTTTATTGTTGATTCATCTTTGCATACATATGTTTCCCAAACATTAAAAGGAGAAATAATAGGTTCCACATCAACTGGTGCTGAGCCTAAAGGACTAGTAGAATTAGGGAACTCATTTTTGTGGCTTAAAAAATATGCAGAAAGACTATCGAGAATCCTGGCAGGAGCAGAGAGGATAAGAATAATACGTGCATGGAGTGGCTATTATGAGATGACACCTGATAGATCGCACGTTGTTGGAAGAAGTAATGATTGGCCTGAAGAGCTTTATGTAATTGGAGGGTTCAGCGGCCATGGTTTTATGCTTGGACCATTGGCTGGAAAACTTATGGCTGAATATATATTTACTGGAACAATGCCAAGATTACTTAGGCCATATTCTCCAGAGAGATTCAAAACTGGAAAGCTGATAAATGAAACTTTTGTTATCGGCTGA
- a CDS encoding DNA polymerase sliding clamp, which yields MASVKIVYPDAKIFKSLFESMSKLIDEIRLEINENGLEIRAIDSANVALMSVSFPKESFSEFIINEKKSVGLNLSTLVKMMKRVRKEDRFEIEINEDEISLRLIGTTKREFKVNNLEVAIPEIPEGGIEFSTRLKVISETLKHALKDLELVGNQAIFEFDGNEKLMISSVGEGKYEMQLTKSSGSIIEVISGNPAKSTYSVEYLLNLLSLTKIADTISISFSSQMPIKLEIDLPTGGNISYLLAPAIV from the coding sequence TTGGCAAGCGTAAAAATTGTCTACCCAGATGCAAAAATATTCAAAAGTTTATTTGAATCGATGTCAAAGCTTATCGATGAAATTAGGCTTGAAATAAATGAAAATGGATTGGAAATAAGAGCAATAGATTCAGCAAACGTCGCTCTCATGAGCGTTTCATTTCCTAAGGAATCATTTTCAGAGTTCATAATCAACGAGAAAAAAAGCGTCGGTCTAAATCTGAGCACGTTAGTCAAAATGATGAAGAGAGTGAGAAAGGAAGATAGATTCGAAATTGAAATTAATGAAGATGAAATCTCATTAAGGCTCATCGGGACAACGAAAAGAGAGTTTAAGGTAAATAACTTAGAGGTTGCAATCCCTGAAATTCCTGAAGGAGGGATAGAATTTTCCACTAGGCTGAAAGTAATAAGTGAGACACTGAAGCATGCCCTAAAGGATTTGGAACTTGTAGGTAATCAAGCAATTTTTGAATTTGATGGTAATGAAAAACTAATGATATCTTCAGTAGGCGAGGGAAAATATGAAATGCAATTGACCAAAAGTAGCGGGTCAATTATAGAAGTAATTTCCGGTAATCCCGCAAAAAGCACATATAGTGTGGAGTACCTCTTGAATTTACTATCATTAACGAAAATCGCCGACACAATTTCAATATCCTTTTCCTCGCAGATGCCCATAAAGCTTGAGATAGATCTTCCGACTGGAGGAAATATATCCTATCTTTTAGCTCCTGCAATTGTTTGA
- a CDS encoding DUF996 domain-containing protein encodes MTRLNDARLIGGIGSLFYLASFFTGFHFTGSILLLIGLVLIGVAVKYISDETKDSTIFNNFMYFILITIIGSIVAIILGLGTFLLGAITIRRMFFSAILTFIVALIIVWVTFTIASTYLRRSFEQIKEKTNVNLFSTAGKFYFWGALLTIILVGFIILLIGIIFMVVAFFSLPDKLPEQAQTPTQQV; translated from the coding sequence ATGACCAGACTCAACGATGCTAGACTTATTGGAGGTATCGGATCTCTCTTTTATCTAGCATCTTTCTTTACAGGATTTCATTTCACAGGATCAATTTTATTATTGATTGGTTTGGTCCTCATAGGAGTAGCAGTAAAATACATTTCGGATGAGACCAAAGACAGCACCATATTTAATAACTTCATGTATTTTATATTGATAACGATAATTGGTAGTATAGTTGCGATCATTTTAGGACTGGGAACATTTTTACTTGGAGCTATAACAATAAGAAGAATGTTCTTTTCCGCTATTCTCACTTTTATAGTCGCATTAATAATCGTTTGGGTGACTTTTACTATAGCCAGCACTTATTTGAGGAGAAGCTTTGAACAAATAAAAGAAAAAACAAATGTAAATCTCTTTTCTACCGCAGGGAAATTTTATTTTTGGGGAGCGCTACTAACTATAATTCTTGTAGGCTTCATAATCCTACTGATCGGAATAATTTTCATGGTAGTCGCATTTTTCTCTCTACCTGATAAGCTTCCTGAACAAGCACAAACTCCTACGCAACAAGTCTAA
- a CDS encoding tyrosine-type recombinase/integrase has translation MLTKAGDEIKEMSSEQAAEYFLSLLSASGLSEKTIRSYRAAIYDFLNFSKVKRLNEISQNLILNWINYRLKNGFEKRGGKEEKRKIQSTMHYYTLFLRKWLTWAGFDSKIVPIVKKPQSGEISALTKEEIDKLFSSSRDLLDMLIISLLFETGMRANELLSITADDVDLTDGEISVKNAKYGKVRTVFLGENSKFLLAERVKNISSGERVIPLSYNGLYKRIKSLAKRAGIPLEKVRPHILRHTFATEAVRSGMSLPALQKILGHSDIKVTQIYTHLLKDDLKKEYYSKFTSSREKTMSKNDESSAFNDENIHEDIKFCPNCGKKLPPGSKFCPFCGYRLPLVGSDGSNQIET, from the coding sequence ATGCTAACCAAAGCAGGCGATGAAATTAAGGAAATGAGCTCTGAGCAGGCTGCAGAATACTTCCTTTCACTGCTTTCTGCTTCAGGACTAAGCGAAAAAACCATAAGAAGCTATAGAGCTGCTATATATGATTTTCTAAATTTTTCAAAAGTGAAAAGATTAAATGAAATATCTCAAAATCTAATTTTGAACTGGATAAATTACAGGCTTAAAAACGGATTTGAAAAAAGGGGAGGTAAAGAAGAAAAAAGGAAAATTCAATCAACCATGCATTATTACACTTTATTTTTAAGAAAATGGCTAACTTGGGCTGGATTCGACAGCAAGATCGTTCCTATAGTTAAAAAACCTCAGAGCGGAGAAATTTCAGCGCTTACCAAAGAGGAAATAGACAAACTTTTCAGCTCAAGCAGAGACCTTCTTGACATGTTAATAATATCCCTTTTATTTGAAACTGGAATGCGAGCCAATGAATTGCTTTCTATAACTGCTGATGATGTTGATTTAACAGATGGGGAAATAAGTGTAAAAAACGCTAAATACGGAAAAGTGAGGACTGTTTTCTTAGGAGAAAATTCGAAGTTCTTGCTTGCTGAAAGAGTGAAAAATATAAGCTCAGGAGAAAGGGTTATACCGCTTTCATATAACGGACTATATAAAAGAATAAAATCATTGGCAAAAAGAGCTGGTATTCCATTAGAAAAAGTTAGACCTCATATATTGAGGCACACTTTTGCAACTGAAGCTGTCAGAAGCGGAATGAGCCTTCCTGCACTTCAAAAAATATTGGGCCATTCTGATATTAAGGTTACGCAAATATATACGCATTTACTAAAAGACGATCTTAAGAAAGAGTATTACTCGAAGTTCACTTCGTCGAGAGAAAAAACAATGTCAAAGAACGACGAGAGTTCCGCATTCAATGATGAAAACATTCACGAAGACATAAAATTTTGTCCAAATTGTGGAAAAAAATTGCCGCCAGGATCAAAATTTTGTCCTTTCTGCGGCTATAGACTTCCTTTAGTTGGTTCAGATGGAAGTAATCAAATAGAAACTTAA
- a CDS encoding RNA ligase partner protein: MLDTSCVTDPRYRKEFSTDSLNDVIIKLTQLISKLKLSLGVSFFVTNSIAKEMKNYMLANGVEESTINEFFMWVTVKMPEKLSIKIPAVIFSEYLKEMRMREIKALKISEDFIKKAYDLNYDEKNISELIHDLREKFREAMRKGIIDSPEDFDAVLLSYELKGVLVTNDEGMRKVSEIMGVITIDPLAFLENLRRLMIYLNNEEKT; the protein is encoded by the coding sequence ATTTTAGATACCAGCTGTGTTACCGACCCAAGATATAGAAAAGAGTTCTCTACAGATTCTTTGAATGATGTTATTATCAAGCTCACGCAGCTGATTTCCAAGCTTAAATTAAGTCTTGGAGTATCTTTTTTCGTTACCAACTCCATTGCGAAAGAAATGAAAAATTACATGTTAGCTAACGGAGTGGAGGAAAGTACAATAAATGAATTCTTTATGTGGGTTACAGTTAAAATGCCGGAAAAGCTTTCTATCAAAATTCCAGCAGTAATTTTTAGCGAGTACTTAAAAGAAATGAGAATGAGAGAAATAAAAGCATTAAAAATTTCGGAAGACTTTATAAAAAAAGCATATGATTTAAATTATGATGAAAAAAACATATCCGAGTTAATTCATGATTTGCGAGAAAAGTTTAGAGAAGCAATGAGAAAGGGTATAATTGATAGTCCTGAGGATTTCGATGCTGTCCTTTTATCTTATGAGTTAAAGGGTGTTCTCGTTACGAATGATGAAGGGATGAGGAAAGTTAGCGAGATTATGGGCGTGATAACTATTGATCCTTTGGCATTTTTAGAAAATCTCAGAAGGTTGATGATATATTTAAATAACGAGGAAAAGACGTAA
- a CDS encoding CBS domain-containing protein, translated as MLIGIYPPRYTVKLDMTFKDAIFGLNFRRIRYPPVIEEDGRYMGLLRLQNIIEKTYEYYEKNTFAELQNIKALELSDNTVPPVTLMKPSIDELIDLMTSHKVGALAVVNKNEEVIGEITEKNLIDTIDIRKPFGILIGDIISGKEIIKVEATDILISAVELMRKHKVKRLPVVFQGELIGIITIRDVLKYFALQLRSYGSIREDSLKVPIWSISTPKPITIGIDDDIVKAIELFKTEDVGSLIVVDENYNLRGMLTEIDILRHYDLLSKN; from the coding sequence ATGTTGATAGGTATATATCCACCGCGGTATACGGTAAAGCTTGATATGACTTTTAAAGACGCAATTTTTGGATTAAATTTTAGAAGAATACGTTATCCTCCTGTAATTGAAGAGGACGGAAGATATATGGGTCTGCTTAGACTTCAAAATATTATTGAAAAGACATATGAATATTACGAAAAAAATACCTTCGCTGAGCTTCAAAATATTAAAGCATTAGAGTTAAGCGACAATACTGTACCTCCGGTAACGTTGATGAAACCTAGCATTGATGAATTAATAGATCTCATGACTTCGCATAAGGTTGGCGCTTTAGCGGTAGTAAATAAGAATGAAGAAGTGATAGGAGAGATAACCGAAAAAAACTTGATAGATACTATTGACATTAGAAAGCCATTCGGAATTTTGATAGGAGACATCATATCTGGAAAAGAAATTATAAAAGTTGAAGCTACGGACATTCTGATAAGTGCCGTAGAGCTTATGAGAAAACATAAGGTAAAGAGGCTTCCTGTGGTTTTTCAAGGAGAGCTTATTGGAATCATAACCATTAGAGATGTTTTAAAATATTTTGCACTCCAACTTAGAAGCTATGGAAGCATTCGTGAAGACTCTCTGAAGGTACCAATTTGGAGTATCTCGACGCCTAAGCCGATAACAATAGGCATCGACGATGACATCGTAAAAGCAATTGAACTTTTTAAAACGGAAGATGTCGGCTCTTTAATAGTCGTAGATGAGAATTACAACTTACGCGGCATGCTTACGGAGATTGATATATTAAGGCACTACGATCTGCTTTCAAAAAACTAA
- a CDS encoding 2-hydroxyacid dehydrogenase has protein sequence MVIQIKVLYIHKPNEVELEFLKKEGLEVSFHQHPQQTYEEWLEKEIINADIIVVPPAHPFGKEFIGKAKNLKLIMVSGSGLDKIDIEEASKRGIYVANAPDSIAEAVADHIIALILAHYRNIIKGEEYLRSGKWVGRIPSELIGHTIHGKKIGIIGMGRIGAELAKRMIAFGAEVSYWDRKVKPEVEHLININRIELDKLLEESDIIAVTIALTPETKHLLNKERILKVKKGALIVNTSRGSIIDEQALIERLKSGEIYAALDVYETEPLPTSSPLLSMKNVILTPHIGGYSWEATKETSEYVARSIVEFAKEGKLPKTVVNRC, from the coding sequence ATGGTGATCCAAATAAAGGTCCTCTATATCCACAAACCGAATGAAGTAGAGTTAGAATTTCTAAAAAAAGAGGGTTTAGAAGTTTCATTCCATCAACATCCTCAGCAAACTTATGAAGAATGGCTCGAAAAAGAAATTATTAATGCTGACATCATAGTTGTGCCTCCAGCTCATCCATTTGGAAAAGAATTTATAGGAAAAGCAAAAAACTTGAAGCTTATTATGGTTAGCGGTTCTGGATTAGATAAGATTGACATCGAAGAAGCAAGCAAGAGAGGAATATATGTTGCCAATGCTCCTGATTCAATAGCCGAAGCTGTTGCAGATCACATAATTGCTTTAATTTTAGCACATTATAGGAATATAATTAAAGGTGAAGAGTACTTAAGAAGCGGTAAATGGGTAGGCAGGATACCTTCAGAACTTATCGGTCACACGATACATGGCAAAAAAATTGGGATTATCGGAATGGGAAGGATTGGTGCTGAACTTGCAAAAAGAATGATAGCTTTTGGTGCTGAGGTATCTTACTGGGACAGAAAAGTGAAACCGGAAGTAGAGCATCTTATAAATATTAACAGGATTGAACTTGATAAGCTTTTAGAAGAAAGCGATATTATAGCCGTTACTATCGCATTAACTCCAGAAACAAAGCATCTTTTAAATAAAGAAAGAATACTCAAAGTTAAGAAAGGCGCATTAATTGTTAATACGTCGCGAGGGAGCATTATTGATGAGCAGGCTTTAATAGAAAGGCTAAAAAGCGGGGAAATTTATGCGGCACTAGATGTTTACGAAACAGAACCATTACCTACTAGTAGCCCATTGTTAAGCATGAAAAACGTCATACTCACTCCGCATATAGGCGGATATTCTTGGGAGGCAACGAAAGAAACTTCAGAATATGTCGCAAGATCTATTGTTGAATTTGCCAAGGAGGGAAAGTTGCCGAAAACAGTTGTAAACAGATGCTAA
- a CDS encoding RNA ligase, whose protein sequence is MISSSLMADVLNISENEARKILNSKNVRFLNYNDIEYLTFRRTIGRIPEGSVIIYSKNKKALFVPGYPQIKRALILSTAISRHFLDYIVVEEKLNGYNVRIVRYYGKILTITRGGYICPYTTQKIKELLEKLGGKINKGEVVFVEVVGDENPYTRYKYPNCNGFCFFVIDVLKGKKWLDVKQKERFCRERNLPCVKQYGIVKKDETAKLWEIIRKLEKDEREGIVLKDIKNRVSPLKYTTSYCNIGDIRDGMKFFFDEGKGYIFPRILREMFKIEEENLDKSELEKREIELGKALLESAIESINSFKKNGYLGEEFSLRFKNINEMNEFVSFMKKQGGLIEIREVKKENGEIIAKFLKRKRTEKIIEDIIKRGISPLD, encoded by the coding sequence ATGATAAGCTCAAGTCTAATGGCGGATGTGCTCAATATTTCCGAAAATGAGGCAAGAAAAATCTTAAACTCAAAAAATGTGAGATTTTTAAATTATAATGACATAGAGTACTTGACTTTTAGAAGGACGATAGGGAGAATACCTGAAGGCAGTGTGATCATCTATTCAAAAAACAAAAAAGCTCTTTTCGTTCCAGGCTATCCTCAGATTAAGAGAGCTTTGATTCTTAGCACCGCAATTTCGAGACATTTCTTAGATTATATAGTTGTCGAAGAGAAGCTAAATGGATATAACGTAAGGATAGTTAGATATTACGGAAAGATTTTAACGATAACAAGGGGCGGATATATTTGTCCTTATACAACGCAGAAAATAAAGGAATTGCTTGAAAAACTTGGTGGAAAAATTAACAAAGGAGAAGTAGTTTTTGTTGAAGTGGTTGGCGACGAAAACCCTTATACTAGATACAAATATCCAAATTGTAATGGATTTTGCTTCTTTGTAATAGATGTGTTAAAGGGTAAGAAATGGCTTGATGTAAAACAAAAGGAAAGATTCTGTAGAGAAAGAAATCTCCCGTGTGTTAAGCAATATGGAATAGTAAAAAAAGATGAGACAGCCAAGTTATGGGAAATTATAAGAAAATTGGAAAAAGATGAGAGAGAAGGAATAGTGCTTAAGGATATAAAAAATAGAGTTTCCCCGCTTAAATATACCACATCTTATTGCAATATAGGAGATATTAGAGATGGGATGAAGTTTTTCTTCGATGAAGGTAAAGGTTATATTTTTCCAAGAATTTTAAGGGAGATGTTTAAAATTGAGGAAGAAAATCTCGATAAGAGTGAATTAGAAAAGAGAGAGATTGAACTTGGAAAGGCTTTATTAGAAAGTGCAATAGAGTCCATTAATTCTTTCAAGAAGAACGGTTATTTAGGTGAAGAATTTTCTTTGAGGTTTAAAAATATTAATGAGATGAATGAGTTTGTAAGCTTTATGAAAAAGCAGGGAGGATTAATTGAGATTCGAGAAGTAAAAAAAGAAAACGGAGAAATAATAGCAAAATTCTTGAAGAGAAAAAGAACTGAAAAAATTATAGAAGATATCATAAAAAGGGGTATATCTCCTTTAGATTAG